From the genome of Streptomyces ficellus:
ATCCGCCCTTCACCTGCGTAAACGCCCGTCAAGGCGAGGTCTGTAAGGGCTGATTGACCCGGATGTCCGTCTTTGAACTTCGGGGACGTCTGTGTCTACGGTCGTGACCGCTCGCCACCGCGGGCCCCATCGACCGGAACGCCGAATCCTGCCGCCGGCCGACGGGAACAGTCGTCGCGTCACGCGCCGAAGGCAGGAGCGGGGGACCCAAGGTAAGTGCCGGGCCCGGGCCATGGAGACATGGCGCGGAACCGGCTTGGGGTGAAGCCGCGCGCACGGAAGGTGCCGCGCGGCCGGGCAGCTCACGCCCGAACCCGACAGCTCACCTCGCAGGCGTCGGTGAGGAGATGTCCCATGCTGTTTTCCGGCAAGGCCAAGCACCGTCGCCCCTCCAAGGCCGTCCGATTCGCCGCGTTCGCCGGCATCACCGGTGCCGCCGTCGCCGCCCCGCTGATGGGCGCCACGACCGCCTCCGCCGCCACCACCGCCGAGTGGGACCAGGTCGCGCAGTGCGAGTCCGGCGGCGACTGGTCCATCAACACCGGCAACGGCTACTACGGCGGCCTGCAGTTCTCGGCCTCCACCTGGGCCGCGTACGGCGGCACGGCCTACGCCCAGACGGCCGACCAGGCCTCCAAGGCCCAGCAGATCGAGATCGGCGAGAAGGTCCTCGCGGGCCAGGGCAAGGGTGCCTGGCCGAGCTGCGGCGTCGGCCTGTCCAACGCCGCCAACGACGGCGCCGCCGCCGAGCCCGCCCAGCCGAAGGTGGAGCGCGAGGCCGAGCAGCCCACCACGCGCAGCGAGCAGCGCACCGCGCCGAAGGCCGAGGAGAAGGCCGCGCCGAAGACCGTCACCACCCCGACCGGCAAGAAGGTCGAGAAGGGCGACGGCGAGTACAAGGTGAAGGCCGGCGACACCCTCAGCACCATCGCCGCCGACAAGAAGGTCGCCGGCGGCTGGGAGAAGCTGTTCGAGCTGAACAAGGACATCGTCGACGACGCCGACCTGATCTACGTGGGCCAGCAGCTCCACCTGAGCTGACCCCCGGCGGGACCACCCCGGCCCGGCGCGTCCTTCCCCCGCGCGCCGGGCCGGGGCTTTTCCGCGACCGGCCCGGCCGGGCCCACCGGCCCGAGCGGCCCAACTGGGGCGCACCCCTGAGCGGGCCCCCGCACACCGAGGCTACCGGCCGGTAAGTTTCGCGGTGTTCTGTCCGTAATGCGGCCTGGTGAACGCTTTTTCGTCCCAGGAGGCGGGCGTCGGCCGGTACCGGCTCCCCGGCCGGTTAGGCTCTTGCCGCAAGGCCAAAGAGACCCTGCACCGCACGCGTCACATTTTGCGTCACATCCCAGAAGGAGATGCTCGTGCCGTCCATCGACGTCGTCGTAGCCCGGGAAATCCTGGACTCCCGAGGCAACCCCACGGTCGAGGTCGAGGTCGGCCTCGACGACGGCAGCACCGGCCGTGCTGCCGTCCCGTCCGGTGCCTCCACCGGAGCGTTCGAGGCCCTCGAGCTCCGCGACGGTGACAAGGACCGCTACCTCGGCAAGGGTGTCGAGAAGGCCGTCCT
Proteins encoded in this window:
- a CDS encoding transglycosylase family protein; amino-acid sequence: MLFSGKAKHRRPSKAVRFAAFAGITGAAVAAPLMGATTASAATTAEWDQVAQCESGGDWSINTGNGYYGGLQFSASTWAAYGGTAYAQTADQASKAQQIEIGEKVLAGQGKGAWPSCGVGLSNAANDGAAAEPAQPKVEREAEQPTTRSEQRTAPKAEEKAAPKTVTTPTGKKVEKGDGEYKVKAGDTLSTIAADKKVAGGWEKLFELNKDIVDDADLIYVGQQLHLS